Proteins encoded within one genomic window of Pigmentiphaga sp. H8:
- a CDS encoding sigma-54-dependent Fis family transcriptional regulator, with amino-acid sequence MRPEEGLVPILESDVPDTAGSHSAQLAAEPVRPTPPPQHYGLLYGSAVPMRELYQQIEKVAPTALTVLIVGESGTGKELVARTLHEKSPRHGGPFIPVNCGAIPATLIEGELFGHEKGSFTGAIQQHVGYFERAAGGTIFLDEITEMAPEMQIKLLRVLETSTFHRVGGTEQLSTDVRVIAATNRDPQVAVQEGRFREDLLYRLAVFPLRVPPLRERPADIDLLAQRFLDQLNATEKTRKRFARATLDGLRQYHWPGNVRELKNAVHRAFILADDEVEVQNPEPAPRNRKVVRREGSLELAVGIPLPDAQRELILATLAHYGGDKRQTASTLGISLKTLYNRLDTYKHGGGDA; translated from the coding sequence ATGCGCCCTGAGGAAGGCTTGGTACCGATACTGGAAAGCGATGTGCCCGACACGGCCGGCAGCCACTCGGCGCAGCTCGCGGCCGAACCCGTTCGCCCGACTCCCCCGCCCCAGCACTACGGGCTGCTGTATGGCAGCGCCGTGCCCATGCGGGAGCTGTACCAGCAGATCGAGAAGGTGGCCCCCACCGCGCTGACGGTGCTGATCGTGGGCGAAAGCGGCACCGGCAAGGAGCTGGTCGCGCGCACCCTGCACGAGAAGAGCCCGCGCCACGGCGGCCCCTTCATCCCGGTCAACTGCGGCGCCATCCCCGCGACGCTGATCGAGGGAGAACTGTTCGGACACGAGAAAGGCAGCTTCACCGGCGCCATCCAGCAGCACGTGGGGTATTTCGAACGCGCCGCCGGCGGCACCATTTTCCTGGACGAGATCACGGAAATGGCCCCGGAGATGCAGATCAAGCTGCTGCGCGTGCTCGAGACCTCCACCTTCCACCGGGTCGGGGGAACCGAACAGCTCTCCACCGACGTCCGGGTCATCGCCGCGACCAACCGCGATCCCCAGGTGGCGGTCCAGGAAGGACGCTTCCGGGAAGACCTGCTGTACCGCCTGGCGGTGTTCCCGCTGCGGGTACCGCCGCTGCGCGAACGGCCCGCCGACATCGATCTGCTGGCGCAGCGTTTCCTGGACCAGCTCAACGCGACCGAGAAGACCCGCAAGCGCTTCGCCCGGGCCACCCTGGACGGCCTGCGCCAGTACCACTGGCCGGGCAACGTACGGGAACTGAAGAACGCCGTGCATCGGGCGTTCATCCTGGCCGACGACGAGGTCGAGGTGCAGAATCCCGAGCCCGCCCCGCGCAACCGCAAGGTGGTCCGGCGCGAGGGCAGCCTGGAACTGGCGGTGGGCATCCCGCTGCCGGACGCCCAGCGGGAACTCATACTCGCAACGCTGGCGCATTACGGCGGAGACAAGCGGCAGACCGCCAGCACGCTGGGCATCAGCCTCAAGACGCTCTATAACCGGCTGGACACCTACAAGCACGGCGGCGGCGACGCCTAG
- a CDS encoding phosphatidylserine/phosphatidylglycerophosphate/cardiolipin synthase family protein, which produces MRSFLRVLLYGLCAVVLCHCASPLPDPASGTEPRRKVRISSETGLLTYRESRRIIQQLDARGQAGDFLARHLQVEEAVTDAPLVVGNEVRLFGDGPSTYRAMEEAIGAARRFIHLESYIFEDDRIGNLVAEMLIAKRAQGVAVAVMVDDIGTLSVPPDLFDRMRQAGVQVVFFNPVNPLKSRGNWSLNERSHRKILVVDGEVAFIGGINLSDVYASRPVAGSSARAHEAEGRQDAPWRDTHISIRGPAVPDVERVFLEGWRSQGGPPLGDIDFLPQQPRRGPHVVRILVNRPGSADNHAIYLTLLSAINSSQRSVHITMAYFVPDPGFIAALGDAARRGVDVTLLLPGFSDFSIVLHAGRSHYEELLEAGVKIYERKDVLLHAKTAVVDGVWSTAGSSNLDWRSFTLNHEINAVILGADFGTQMEALFERDRQASVPVVLEQWKKRPLTARFKEFMSRLLERWL; this is translated from the coding sequence ATGCGAAGCTTCCTGCGCGTTCTTCTGTACGGCCTGTGCGCGGTGGTGCTGTGCCACTGCGCCAGCCCGCTTCCCGATCCGGCCAGCGGCACCGAGCCCCGGCGCAAGGTCCGCATCTCCAGCGAAACCGGCCTGCTGACCTACCGCGAAAGCCGCCGCATCATCCAGCAACTGGACGCCCGGGGCCAGGCGGGCGATTTCCTGGCGCGGCACCTGCAGGTCGAGGAGGCGGTGACCGATGCGCCGCTGGTCGTCGGCAACGAGGTGCGGCTCTTCGGCGACGGTCCCAGCACCTATCGCGCGATGGAGGAAGCCATCGGCGCCGCGCGCCGCTTCATCCATCTGGAAAGCTACATCTTCGAGGACGACCGGATCGGCAATCTCGTGGCCGAAATGCTGATCGCCAAGCGCGCGCAAGGCGTCGCCGTGGCCGTCATGGTCGACGACATCGGCACCTTGTCCGTTCCGCCCGATCTCTTCGATCGCATGCGGCAGGCCGGCGTGCAGGTGGTCTTCTTCAATCCCGTCAATCCGCTCAAGAGCCGGGGCAACTGGTCCCTCAACGAGCGCAGCCATCGCAAGATCCTGGTGGTGGACGGCGAGGTCGCCTTCATCGGCGGGATCAATCTGAGCGACGTCTACGCGTCACGGCCGGTGGCCGGATCGTCGGCCCGGGCCCACGAGGCCGAGGGCCGGCAGGACGCGCCCTGGCGGGACACGCACATCAGCATCCGCGGCCCCGCGGTGCCCGACGTCGAGCGCGTGTTCCTGGAGGGCTGGCGCAGCCAGGGCGGGCCGCCGCTGGGCGATATCGACTTCCTGCCGCAGCAACCCCGGCGGGGGCCGCATGTGGTGCGCATCCTGGTCAACCGCCCGGGTTCGGCGGACAACCACGCCATCTACCTGACGCTGCTGTCCGCCATCAACAGTTCGCAGCGGTCGGTGCACATCACCATGGCCTACTTCGTGCCCGATCCGGGTTTCATCGCGGCCCTGGGCGATGCCGCCCGCCGCGGCGTCGACGTGACGCTGCTGCTGCCGGGGTTCAGCGATTTCTCGATCGTGCTGCATGCCGGCCGTTCCCACTACGAGGAACTGCTCGAAGCCGGCGTGAAGATCTACGAACGCAAGGACGTGCTGCTGCACGCCAAGACGGCCGTGGTGGACGGTGTCTGGTCCACGGCCGGCTCCAGCAACCTCGATTGGCGCAGCTTCACCCTGAACCACGAGATCAACGCCGTGATCCTGGGCGCCGACTTCGGCACCCAGATGGAGGCCCTGTTCGAACGCGACAGGCAGGCGTCCGTACCGGTGGTGCTCGAACAATGGAAGAAGCGGCCGCTGACGGCCAGGTTCAAGGAGTTCATGTCGCGCCTGCTGGAGCGCTGGCTGTAG
- a CDS encoding RNA polymerase factor sigma-54 produces the protein MVQATYDMRVRQQLSLTPRLQQSVKLLQMSALEFTQELQQAIANNPFLEEDDQDASAAAQASESVLPVDRNATGQAEADDAPEPPPPAFDPEPYGGSYAGSRTRDDDGEERPDIGQWTHSSMGLHDHLHQQLCGYRLGDRDRLLAEIIIEALDEDGYLRQDFDELADTLSVQPAPSHDEWMVALTLVQHLDTPGLAARSLGECLRLQLAAQREATPGRALAMAIADQYLDLMARRETAELRRRLGCNDEELAVACRLIRSLTPRPGFAFSEEGTDHIVPDVIVRKIRNKWVISTNPAVMPKARLHQAYANLFRKARCDDRAPLAQELQEARWLIRNVEQRFTTIQRVAEAIVAHQRTFFDYGEIALKPLVLRKVAEELDLHESTVSRATNNKYMATPRGVFEFKHFFSRELATETGGRCSAAAVRALIRDMIAAENRRDPLSDVSLTRMLAEQGVVVARRTVTKYRDLMKLPPAELRKQP, from the coding sequence TTGGTTCAAGCTACTTACGACATGCGTGTGCGGCAGCAACTGTCCTTGACGCCCAGGCTCCAGCAGTCCGTCAAGCTGTTGCAGATGTCCGCGCTCGAGTTCACACAGGAGCTGCAGCAAGCCATCGCGAACAACCCGTTCCTGGAGGAAGACGACCAGGACGCCTCGGCCGCGGCGCAGGCCAGCGAATCGGTCCTTCCGGTGGATCGCAATGCCACCGGCCAGGCCGAAGCCGACGACGCCCCCGAGCCCCCTCCCCCCGCCTTCGACCCGGAGCCCTACGGCGGCAGCTACGCCGGTAGCCGGACCCGCGACGACGACGGCGAGGAGCGGCCCGACATCGGACAATGGACGCACAGCTCCATGGGGCTGCACGACCACCTTCACCAGCAGTTGTGCGGCTACCGGCTGGGAGACCGCGACCGGCTGCTGGCCGAGATCATCATCGAGGCGCTGGACGAGGACGGCTACCTGCGCCAGGACTTCGACGAACTGGCCGACACGCTGTCCGTGCAGCCCGCGCCGTCCCACGACGAGTGGATGGTCGCGCTGACCCTGGTCCAGCACCTGGACACGCCGGGACTCGCGGCCCGCAGCCTGGGAGAATGCCTGCGCCTGCAACTGGCGGCCCAGCGCGAGGCCACGCCGGGGCGCGCGCTGGCGATGGCGATCGCCGACCAGTACCTGGACCTGATGGCGCGCCGCGAGACGGCGGAGCTGCGCCGCCGGCTGGGCTGCAACGACGAGGAACTGGCGGTGGCCTGCCGGCTCATACGCAGCCTGACGCCGCGGCCCGGATTTGCCTTCTCGGAAGAAGGCACCGACCACATCGTGCCCGACGTGATCGTGCGCAAGATCCGGAACAAGTGGGTGATCTCCACCAACCCGGCAGTCATGCCCAAGGCCCGCCTGCACCAGGCCTACGCCAACCTGTTCCGCAAGGCGCGCTGCGACGACCGGGCTCCGCTGGCGCAAGAGTTGCAGGAGGCGCGCTGGCTGATACGCAACGTCGAACAGCGCTTCACCACCATCCAGCGGGTGGCCGAGGCCATCGTCGCGCACCAGCGCACCTTCTTCGACTACGGCGAGATCGCGCTCAAGCCGCTGGTGCTGCGCAAGGTGGCCGAGGAACTGGACCTGCACGAGTCCACGGTCTCGCGCGCGACGAACAACAAGTACATGGCCACGCCGCGCGGCGTGTTCGAGTTCAAGCACTTCTTCTCGCGCGAACTGGCCACCGAAACGGGCGGCCGCTGTTCGGCCGCGGCGGTGCGCGCCCTGATCCGCGACATGATCGCCGCCGAGAACCGCCGCGATCCCCTGTCCGACGTCTCGCTGACCAGGATGCTGGCGGAACAGGGCGTGGTGGTGGCGCGGCGCACCGTCACCAAGTACCGCGACCTGATGAAACTGCCACCCGCGGAATTGCGCAAACAGCCCTGA
- a CDS encoding AsmA family protein, which translates to MRTKRILAAVLGLIILLVAAALLTDWRFLRGPVERLATEKLGRQVVLEDFRMRLRPVTRIRLHGLAVDNIPDTKPERMLQAESIEVRVRLLPLLRRAVVLDLLSVDGAQAHLARDASGANNWTLARQDDGGPPPDVVVRALSLNRVKVNYDDRVLKADAHLQADSIEAPASGPAYGMKLEFGGHYHDAAFGGVARTGGILTLRDSGTPFPFFIDAKGGPTHVRAEGQVGDPFGDATVDVALDIAGPTLSTLYPYINLPLPTTPPYRIKGRLKRDGMNFDLTGMDGRIGSTDISGDASYEMRRDKPMLRAKLKSRVLDMKDLGPLIGVRDDAPAQKAQAAPQPAADRRILPDAEFRLERLNAINADVTLDAGDVRVRGPWAFDDFSAHLILQDGVLKLVPLNFGYAGGELRSDITLDARQPVIRTDARIGVQRARLNRLFPDVKLMQKSEGTLGADLKLKTAGNSIRAMLGRADGTVGMAVTGGEISNLLVEAIGLDATQALGFLIGGDKETRLRCAVATFAVKDGIATSQALVIDTDDTRVDGHGTIDLRNERLALRFEPRPKDKSILVARSPIDIVGTFGAPDFKIDKASLFARAGASIALAFINPLAALIPLIETGPGTDADCQGLLSNLREARRNADTPAPKGNKGKAR; encoded by the coding sequence ATGCGAACAAAAAGAATCCTTGCCGCCGTCCTTGGACTCATCATCCTCCTGGTTGCCGCCGCGCTGCTGACCGACTGGCGCTTCCTGCGGGGACCGGTGGAACGGCTGGCCACCGAAAAGCTCGGACGGCAGGTGGTGCTCGAGGACTTCCGCATGCGGCTGCGGCCCGTCACCCGCATCCGGCTGCACGGGCTGGCCGTGGACAACATTCCCGACACCAAGCCCGAGCGCATGCTGCAAGCCGAATCCATCGAGGTCCGGGTCCGGCTGCTGCCCCTGCTGCGGCGCGCCGTCGTGCTGGACCTGCTGTCGGTGGACGGCGCCCAGGCCCATCTGGCCCGCGATGCGTCGGGCGCCAACAACTGGACCCTGGCCAGACAGGACGATGGCGGACCGCCCCCCGACGTGGTGGTACGCGCGCTGTCCTTGAACCGCGTGAAGGTGAACTACGACGACCGCGTGCTGAAGGCCGACGCGCACCTGCAGGCCGACAGCATCGAGGCGCCCGCTTCGGGACCGGCCTATGGCATGAAGCTGGAATTCGGCGGCCACTACCATGACGCCGCGTTCGGCGGCGTGGCGCGTACCGGCGGCATCCTGACACTGCGCGATTCGGGCACGCCCTTTCCCTTCTTCATCGACGCCAAGGGCGGCCCCACCCACGTCCGGGCCGAGGGCCAGGTGGGCGATCCGTTCGGCGATGCCACCGTGGACGTGGCGCTGGACATCGCCGGGCCGACCCTGTCCACGCTGTATCCGTACATCAACCTGCCCCTGCCCACCACCCCGCCCTACCGCATCAAGGGCCGCTTGAAACGCGACGGCATGAACTTCGACCTGACGGGCATGGACGGCAGGATAGGCTCGACCGACATTTCCGGCGACGCCAGCTACGAGATGCGCCGCGACAAGCCCATGCTGCGCGCCAAGCTCAAGAGCCGCGTGCTGGACATGAAGGATCTCGGCCCCCTGATCGGCGTGCGCGACGATGCCCCCGCGCAGAAGGCGCAGGCCGCGCCGCAGCCGGCGGCCGACCGCCGCATCCTGCCCGACGCCGAGTTCAGGCTGGAGCGGCTCAACGCCATCAATGCCGACGTCACGCTGGACGCGGGCGACGTGCGCGTGCGCGGTCCCTGGGCCTTCGACGACTTCTCCGCCCACCTCATCCTGCAGGACGGCGTGCTCAAGCTGGTGCCGCTGAACTTCGGCTACGCGGGCGGCGAACTGCGCTCGGACATCACGCTGGACGCGCGCCAGCCGGTGATACGCACCGACGCCCGCATCGGCGTGCAGCGGGCGCGCCTGAACCGGCTGTTCCCCGACGTGAAACTGATGCAGAAAAGCGAGGGCACGCTGGGCGCCGACCTGAAGCTCAAGACGGCGGGCAACTCGATACGGGCCATGCTGGGGCGTGCCGACGGCACGGTGGGCATGGCCGTGACCGGCGGCGAGATCTCGAACCTGCTGGTCGAGGCCATCGGCCTGGACGCCACCCAGGCGCTGGGATTCCTGATCGGCGGAGACAAGGAAACACGGCTGCGCTGCGCGGTCGCCACCTTCGCGGTCAAGGACGGCATCGCCACCTCGCAGGCCCTGGTCATCGACACCGACGACACCCGCGTCGACGGCCACGGCACCATAGACCTGCGCAACGAGCGCCTGGCCCTGCGCTTCGAGCCCCGTCCCAAGGACAAGAGCATCCTCGTGGCGCGCTCGCCCATCGATATCGTCGGCACCTTCGGGGCGCCCGACTTCAAGATCGACAAGGCTTCGCTGTTCGCGCGGGCCGGCGCCTCCATCGCGCTGGCCTTCATCAATCCCCTGGCGGCGCTGATCCCGCTGATCGAGACCGGCCCGGGCACCGATGCCGACTGCCAGGGCCTGCTGTCGAACCTGCGCGAGGCGCGCCGCAACGCCGACACGCCCGCCCCCAAGGGCAACAAGGGCAAGGCCCGCTGA
- the egtB gene encoding ergothioneine biosynthesis protein EgtB translates to MNARDDVFVPELLARRVAGVREATLALLDGLTPEDCMLQSMPEASPAKWHVGHVAWFFETFVLEPWQPDFRPFDPAFRELFNSYYVGVGERHPRGQRGLLSRPSLDRVMAYQQSVLERLLEWMDDAAPPQALALVELGLHHEQQHQELIATDLKHHFWHNPLLPGWRPAPAEAPAVDPGPAAFQRYDAGLVDLGHAGDGFAFDNEAPRHRAWVEAFELARRPVSNAEYLAFIEDGGYGRPDLWLSDGWDARVRGGWDMPLYWMRDDGRWTCHTAAGPRPVDPAEPVCHLSYYEADAYARWAGARLPTEQEWERAATQAMAEGSTLLAEGDFAESGLLHPRRLRAEATDFLGGVWEWTQSAYLPYPGFRPAAGAVGEYNGKFMINQMVLRGGSCATPRSHIRATYRNFFVPGSRWQYAGLRLAR, encoded by the coding sequence ATGAACGCGCGCGACGATGTGTTCGTTCCCGAACTGCTGGCCCGCCGCGTGGCGGGGGTGCGCGAGGCCACGCTGGCGTTGCTGGACGGGCTGACGCCCGAGGACTGCATGCTGCAGTCCATGCCCGAGGCCAGTCCGGCCAAGTGGCACGTCGGCCACGTGGCGTGGTTCTTCGAGACCTTCGTGCTCGAGCCGTGGCAGCCGGATTTCCGGCCCTTCGACCCCGCCTTCCGCGAACTGTTCAACTCCTACTACGTGGGCGTGGGCGAGCGCCATCCGCGCGGGCAGCGGGGGTTGCTCTCGCGTCCTTCGCTGGACCGGGTCATGGCCTACCAGCAGTCGGTGCTGGAGCGTCTGCTCGAATGGATGGACGATGCGGCGCCGCCCCAGGCGCTGGCGCTGGTCGAGCTCGGCCTGCATCACGAGCAGCAGCATCAGGAGCTGATCGCGACCGACCTGAAGCACCACTTTTGGCACAACCCCCTGTTGCCCGGATGGCGGCCGGCTCCGGCCGAAGCGCCCGCGGTGGATCCAGGACCGGCGGCGTTCCAGCGCTACGACGCGGGATTGGTGGACCTGGGGCATGCGGGCGACGGTTTTGCCTTTGACAACGAAGCGCCCCGGCACCGCGCGTGGGTGGAGGCGTTCGAGCTGGCGCGGCGTCCGGTCTCGAATGCGGAATACCTGGCCTTCATCGAGGACGGCGGCTATGGCCGGCCGGACCTGTGGCTGTCCGACGGCTGGGACGCGCGCGTGCGGGGCGGCTGGGACATGCCGCTGTACTGGATGCGGGACGACGGCCGGTGGACGTGCCACACGGCGGCCGGTCCGCGCCCGGTGGATCCGGCCGAACCCGTCTGCCACCTGAGCTACTACGAGGCCGACGCCTATGCGCGCTGGGCGGGTGCCCGGCTGCCGACGGAGCAGGAGTGGGAGCGGGCTGCGACGCAGGCAATGGCCGAGGGCTCCACCCTGCTGGCCGAAGGGGACTTCGCCGAGTCGGGGCTGCTGCATCCGAGGCGCCTGCGCGCCGAGGCGACGGATTTCCTGGGCGGGGTGTGGGAATGGACGCAGAGCGCCTACCTGCCGTATCCGGGCTTTCGTCCGGCTGCCGGCGCGGTGGGGGAATACAACGGCAAGTTCATGATCAACCAGATGGTGCTGCGGGGCGGGTCCTGCGCCACGCCGCGCAGCCATATCCGTGCCACGTACCGCAATTTCTTCGTGCCGGGCTCGCGCTGGCAGTATGCCGGCCTGAGACTGGCGCGCTGA
- the egtD gene encoding L-histidine N(alpha)-methyltransferase → MLRGPAHRMAGNDTAFSMEGAPSPGRRAETAPLDNRAAELAAGLRAEQARIDPKFLYDAQGCVLFNAICELEEYYPTRTERAIFEAHRAAIAGALPRRLQWVDLGCGDCAKSRAWLAHVDACRYLGVDIAADCLRHEVAALGRKFPQVACVAVEADFSGDLDLRRHLADTQEQPPVFFYPGSSIGNFDPERAVALMASICRQAGPRGSLLISADLRKDRRVMQRAYADDLGVTAAFNRNVLRVCNRVLGSDFQPAEFDHESRFDDGHGRIEMRLRARQRQRVRWGSSERIFEAGEDIVTEHSYKYTPAQFDAMLAQAGFSVRNMWTDPRSWFGVFLAQR, encoded by the coding sequence ATGCTTCGAGGTCCCGCGCACAGGATGGCCGGGAACGACACCGCTTTTTCGATGGAAGGCGCGCCGTCCCCCGGGCGGCGCGCCGAGACCGCGCCGCTCGACAATCGCGCGGCGGAACTGGCCGCGGGGCTGCGGGCTGAACAGGCCCGCATCGATCCGAAATTCCTTTACGACGCGCAAGGGTGCGTGCTGTTCAACGCCATCTGCGAACTCGAGGAGTACTACCCGACGCGCACCGAGCGGGCGATCTTCGAGGCCCATCGCGCGGCCATTGCCGGTGCTCTGCCGCGCCGCCTCCAATGGGTGGACCTGGGCTGCGGGGATTGCGCGAAGTCGCGTGCCTGGCTCGCCCACGTGGACGCCTGCCGGTACCTGGGCGTGGACATTGCCGCCGACTGCCTGCGGCACGAGGTGGCGGCGCTGGGCCGCAAATTCCCGCAGGTCGCCTGCGTGGCGGTGGAGGCGGATTTCTCGGGGGATCTGGACCTGCGCCGGCACCTGGCCGACACCCAGGAGCAGCCGCCGGTATTCTTCTACCCCGGATCGTCCATCGGCAATTTCGACCCCGAGCGGGCCGTCGCGCTGATGGCCTCGATCTGCCGACAGGCCGGCCCGCGGGGCAGCCTGTTGATCAGCGCCGACCTGCGCAAGGACAGGCGCGTGATGCAGCGCGCCTATGCCGACGATCTGGGGGTGACGGCGGCATTCAACCGGAACGTGCTGCGCGTGTGCAACCGGGTGCTGGGCAGCGACTTCCAGCCCGCCGAATTCGACCATGAATCGCGTTTCGACGACGGCCATGGCCGCATCGAAATGCGGTTGCGGGCCAGGCAGCGGCAGCGCGTGCGCTGGGGATCGTCGGAGCGGATCTTCGAGGCCGGCGAGGACATCGTGACCGAGCATTCGTACAAGTACACGCCGGCGCAGTTCGATGCGATGCTGGCGCAGGCGGGGTTCTCGGTGCGCAACATGTGGACCGACCCGCGTTCGTGGTTCGGCGTTTTCCTGGCGCAGCGATGA
- a CDS encoding NAD(P)-dependent oxidoreductase, producing the protein MNLAIIGATGNVGSRLVNEALARGHHVTAIARHASRLAARPGLDTLDIDLADGAKLASALRGQDAVVSSVRFATSPLASVLGPVRQAGVPRLLVVGGAGSLEVAPGAALVDRPAFPAEYKTEALAGRDWLDALRAEKDLDWTFLSPSALFVPGERTGTFRLGGDALLTAADGRSWISMEDFAIAMLDEVEKPAHTGRRFTVGY; encoded by the coding sequence ATGAATCTCGCCATCATCGGCGCCACCGGCAACGTCGGCAGCCGCCTCGTCAACGAAGCCCTGGCCCGCGGCCACCATGTCACCGCCATTGCACGCCATGCCTCCAGGCTGGCCGCGCGCCCCGGACTGGACACGCTGGACATCGACCTGGCCGACGGCGCGAAACTGGCCTCGGCCCTGCGCGGCCAGGACGCGGTCGTCAGCAGCGTCCGCTTCGCCACCTCGCCCCTTGCCAGCGTCCTCGGCCCCGTCAGGCAGGCCGGCGTTCCGCGGCTGCTGGTGGTGGGCGGCGCCGGCAGCCTGGAAGTGGCCCCGGGCGCCGCGCTGGTGGATAGGCCGGCGTTCCCGGCCGAATACAAGACCGAGGCATTGGCCGGCCGTGACTGGCTGGACGCCCTGCGAGCGGAAAAGGACCTGGATTGGACCTTCCTGTCGCCGTCGGCGCTGTTCGTGCCCGGCGAGCGCACGGGCACGTTCCGCCTGGGCGGCGATGCGCTGCTGACCGCCGCGGACGGCCGCAGCTGGATTTCCATGGAAGACTTCGCCATCGCGATGCTGGACGAAGTGGAAAAGCCCGCGCACACGGGCCGGCGCTTCACCGTGGGCTACTGA